A single Leptospira barantonii DNA region contains:
- a CDS encoding homoserine dehydrogenase translates to MERIRIGLIGAGTVGSGVIEILKKESAAYLEKFGLEPILSSVCTRTPEKIRRELQHFPNCKLESDYQKIVTDPEIDMVLELVGGTDVAYSIVTDALKNGKTVITANKALLSQRGDELFALAHERGLEIGMEASVAGAIPVIRSIKSGLGSDSFLSLYGILNGTTNFILSKMELEHLNYSEALRIAQDLGFAEKDPTFDVEGIDTAHKISILGSLAFSEKIPLQSVQIEGITKISGLDIQFASELGYRIKLLGLVRKLSNKIEARVQPVMIPVKHPFANIMNEMNAVYYQTAYAGPGMFVGKGAGSLPTASSVVSDVLYYGARRNKGIAPERNLFPQASISEANGSLVRYYLRFTTVDLPGVLSEISKVLGDHGISISSVRQNEAEKEPVEVVVITHPATEENIKKSLKIIDGLSLIRHASVAIRLEDKL, encoded by the coding sequence ATGGAACGCATTCGCATTGGATTGATCGGAGCCGGAACCGTCGGCTCGGGCGTCATCGAGATTCTTAAAAAAGAAAGCGCCGCTTATCTCGAAAAGTTCGGATTGGAACCGATCCTTTCCTCGGTCTGCACGAGAACTCCCGAAAAAATCAGAAGGGAACTTCAACACTTTCCAAACTGCAAATTAGAATCCGATTATCAAAAGATCGTTACCGATCCCGAAATCGATATGGTTTTGGAATTGGTCGGAGGTACGGACGTCGCATATTCCATCGTTACGGACGCATTAAAGAACGGGAAAACGGTGATCACCGCGAACAAGGCTCTGCTCTCTCAAAGAGGGGATGAATTATTCGCACTCGCTCACGAAAGAGGATTGGAGATCGGAATGGAAGCCTCCGTCGCGGGAGCGATTCCGGTGATTCGTTCCATCAAGTCCGGACTCGGAAGCGATTCTTTTCTTTCCTTATACGGAATTCTCAACGGAACTACAAACTTTATTCTTTCCAAGATGGAATTGGAACATCTCAATTACTCAGAGGCTCTTCGAATCGCTCAGGACTTGGGTTTTGCGGAGAAGGATCCGACCTTCGACGTCGAAGGAATCGATACCGCTCACAAGATCAGCATTCTGGGAAGTTTGGCTTTCTCCGAAAAAATTCCTTTACAGAGCGTCCAAATCGAAGGTATAACAAAGATTAGCGGATTGGATATCCAATTTGCGAGCGAACTCGGTTATAGAATTAAACTTCTCGGCTTGGTGAGAAAGTTGTCTAATAAGATCGAAGCCAGAGTTCAACCGGTGATGATCCCCGTTAAACATCCGTTTGCAAACATCATGAACGAGATGAATGCGGTATATTATCAAACCGCTTACGCGGGGCCGGGAATGTTTGTCGGAAAGGGCGCGGGATCGTTGCCTACCGCTTCTTCCGTCGTCTCCGATGTTTTATACTACGGAGCGAGAAGAAACAAAGGAATCGCGCCGGAGCGGAATCTGTTTCCGCAAGCGTCGATCTCGGAAGCGAACGGTTCCTTGGTGCGTTATTATCTCAGATTTACCACCGTGGATTTACCCGGAGTTCTTTCTGAGATTTCCAAGGTACTGGGCGATCACGGAATTTCGATCTCCTCCGTGAGACAAAATGAAGCTGAAAAAGAACCCGTTGAAGTTGTTGTAATAACACATCCGGCGACGGAAGAAAATATAAAAAAGTCATTGAAGATCATAGACGGTTTGTCTTTAATCCGACATGCCTCGGTTGCGATCCGGTTAGAGGATAAACTCTGA
- a CDS encoding LIC_10572 family protein, whose protein sequence is MANKRRPPRKKHNSNQKGSGGAGNERNRENSDSNRGGNEQRNEQREGNRRHSHQQRQQQGKNFQRNQEFHRKSQELAMEKSAAPKVRVPREGGGKLVPRIILAVSILLLGIFSYFICENYHTKTPVYGKRGWDDTFHRSATWTEAKEICDEKAKRLPGKDQLKTFSKRADQKLRSAGIFWSSSPDGENGNYFSVNFKDGADTSNPGTMKFNVICVK, encoded by the coding sequence ATGGCAAACAAAAGAAGGCCTCCCCGGAAGAAACATAATTCAAATCAAAAAGGTTCCGGAGGCGCAGGCAACGAAAGGAATCGGGAAAACTCGGATTCCAACCGCGGCGGAAACGAACAGAGAAACGAACAGCGAGAAGGAAACAGAAGACATTCTCACCAACAACGCCAGCAACAAGGAAAGAATTTTCAAAGAAATCAAGAGTTCCATCGCAAAAGCCAAGAACTCGCTATGGAGAAGAGCGCGGCTCCCAAGGTCAGAGTTCCGCGGGAAGGCGGAGGAAAACTCGTACCGCGGATCATTCTCGCAGTTAGTATTCTTCTTTTAGGAATTTTCAGTTATTTCATCTGCGAAAACTATCACACAAAAACTCCGGTTTACGGCAAACGCGGTTGGGACGATACGTTTCATCGATCCGCAACTTGGACCGAAGCAAAAGAGATTTGTGATGAAAAGGCGAAACGTCTTCCCGGAAAAGATCAGTTGAAAACGTTCAGCAAAAGAGCGGATCAAAAACTGAGAAGCGCGGGAATCTTTTGGTCTTCCAGTCCGGATGGGGAGAATGGAAATTACTTTTCCGTTAACTTTAAGGACGGAGCCGATACGAGTAACCCCGGAACGATGAAGTTTAACGTGATCTGCGTTAAGTGA
- a CDS encoding amidohydrolase family protein, with protein sequence MIRKISGRIVTHERQFDGTVEWDTSTGLIVSVLEGLEFDVAQENAKDEAWFDPNETVIFPGFGDIHIHAREDESGKHTYKEDFISASDAAVNGGVIHVADMPNNPIPPVDENSYSKKRKLADRSPIHITLYAGIGPNTKPLEHSVPYKVFMGPSIGELFFHNNETLEDTIRNYANQNISFHCEDPEVLEKHQDEKLHEDRRPAEAETMATDFALYLIEKYNLRGKLCHYSTGDGLNKIKAAKQKGIKITCEVTPTHLFFDRSMLTDENRHWFQMNPPLRDKEDRERMLEGVKEGSIDYLATDHAPHSIEEKHKGTSGISQLDTYSLFVTWLILKGGVELKTVAKICAKNPGDFVNEYLPPKYGKGFGRIEPGYSANFTVLNLKKPKTFRKEEIKSKSGWSPFENFEFPGSIEAVFFCGNRLK encoded by the coding sequence ATGATTCGAAAAATCTCCGGAAGAATCGTCACACACGAACGGCAGTTCGACGGAACGGTGGAATGGGATACTTCTACGGGTTTGATCGTGTCCGTTCTGGAAGGTTTGGAGTTCGACGTCGCCCAAGAAAACGCGAAGGACGAAGCCTGGTTTGATCCAAATGAAACCGTGATCTTTCCGGGTTTCGGCGATATTCATATCCACGCAAGGGAAGACGAAAGCGGCAAACACACTTATAAGGAAGATTTTATTTCCGCGAGTGATGCCGCGGTCAACGGGGGAGTGATTCACGTAGCGGATATGCCGAACAATCCGATTCCTCCCGTGGACGAGAATTCATATTCAAAAAAACGCAAGTTAGCCGATCGTTCCCCGATTCACATAACGTTATACGCGGGAATCGGACCGAACACAAAACCTCTGGAACATTCCGTGCCTTATAAGGTTTTTATGGGCCCGAGCATCGGAGAACTTTTTTTCCACAACAACGAAACCCTCGAAGATACGATCCGTAATTATGCGAATCAGAATATCAGTTTTCATTGTGAAGATCCCGAAGTTTTGGAAAAACATCAGGACGAAAAACTGCACGAAGACAGAAGACCGGCCGAAGCGGAAACGATGGCGACCGATTTCGCATTGTATCTGATCGAAAAATACAATCTTCGGGGAAAACTCTGTCACTATTCCACGGGCGACGGTTTGAATAAGATCAAAGCCGCAAAACAAAAAGGGATCAAGATCACCTGCGAAGTGACTCCCACACATTTGTTTTTTGATCGTTCCATGCTCACCGACGAAAACCGTCATTGGTTTCAGATGAATCCACCTCTGCGCGACAAAGAAGATCGGGAAAGAATGCTCGAAGGCGTCAAAGAAGGTTCGATCGATTATCTCGCCACGGATCACGCACCGCATAGTATCGAAGAAAAACACAAGGGAACGAGCGGGATTTCACAACTCGATACATATTCACTTTTTGTAACATGGTTGATCTTAAAAGGTGGAGTGGAATTGAAAACCGTCGCAAAGATCTGCGCGAAAAATCCCGGCGACTTTGTGAACGAATATCTCCCTCCGAAATACGGAAAGGGTTTCGGAAGAATCGAACCTGGTTATTCCGCGAATTTCACCGTGCTCAATCTGAAAAAACCGAAGACGTTTCGCAAAGAGGAAATCAAAAGTAAATCGGGCTGGTCCCCGTTTGAAAATTTTGAATTCCCGGGTTCGATCGAAGCCGTATTCTTTTGCGGAAATCGCTTAAAGTAA
- a CDS encoding GNAT family N-acetyltransferase: MQPKVIEITENYVKLHRTLSDLMGAPIFNYKCFDFYSNPDSHWFTRIILKGSLSPSELIEEVEDLRKKGFHPDILDFLNTRDHEDSIRKLGYNSCNEQAGMYLKGNPIPSSRFKTSKNSNIQDEATSEALEIRKIKTPSELKDWLKIVNDSFESDDRENLYLKLIDQTGFRLYAGFVNGSMATTGMTFFDGESYGLYSITTGLQHRGFGYASILVEHILGEIRKEFSGFIILHATEMGKGIYERFGFEKSILLRHWSHSGV, encoded by the coding sequence ATGCAACCGAAAGTAATCGAAATCACCGAGAATTACGTTAAACTTCATAGGACGCTTTCCGATCTGATGGGAGCGCCGATCTTCAACTATAAATGTTTCGATTTTTATTCCAACCCGGATTCGCATTGGTTTACGAGAATCATTTTAAAAGGAAGTTTATCCCCTTCCGAACTGATCGAAGAAGTCGAGGATCTGAGAAAAAAAGGATTTCACCCGGACATTTTAGATTTTTTGAATACGAGAGATCACGAGGATTCGATCCGTAAACTCGGATACAATTCCTGCAACGAACAGGCGGGAATGTATCTCAAAGGAAATCCGATCCCTTCGAGCCGATTCAAAACTTCAAAAAATTCGAATATTCAAGATGAAGCAACCTCCGAAGCGCTCGAAATCCGAAAAATCAAAACCCCGAGCGAACTCAAGGATTGGTTGAAGATCGTCAACGATTCGTTTGAATCCGACGACCGCGAGAATTTATATCTAAAGCTGATCGATCAAACCGGATTCCGTCTTTATGCTGGTTTTGTAAACGGAAGTATGGCGACAACCGGAATGACCTTTTTCGACGGAGAATCCTACGGTCTGTATTCGATCACAACGGGCTTACAACATAGGGGATTCGGTTACGCGTCAATTCTCGTAGAACATATCTTAGGCGAGATTCGAAAAGAATTTTCGGGTTTTATCATCCTTCACGCGACGGAAATGGGCAAAGGGATTTACGAAAGGTTCGGTTTTGAAAAATCGATTCTTCTCCGCCATTGGAGCCATAGCGGAGTTTAA
- a CDS encoding patatin-like phospholipase family protein: protein MQIHVKQKFTALTFNSAFFGFYAHAGFAKGLSEIGFHPTKITGCSSGALIGSLVAAGVPTDTMTDLILNLKKKDFWEGNLITNFVKPIRKGLKNYSGILSGKKIKELLKPHLGHKKIEDLPVPMGVSVSNITKQIRELKTKGDLIDQILASMTFPFLFEIQKLGEEEFIDGGVADQEPIKELILDKSIKKIVVHSVRTKKGHSEKAMIRAFHSSVQIIENETRELKELLAEHYKKQILRIETVTPYIDADQLKHGKEAMEEGRKSAHHWKKKILASA from the coding sequence GTGCAAATTCACGTTAAACAAAAATTTACGGCTCTCACTTTCAATTCGGCTTTTTTCGGTTTTTACGCGCACGCGGGTTTTGCGAAAGGTCTTTCCGAAATCGGTTTCCATCCGACCAAAATCACCGGTTGCAGTTCCGGCGCTTTGATCGGTTCTCTCGTCGCCGCGGGCGTTCCCACCGATACGATGACCGACTTGATTCTAAATCTGAAGAAGAAGGATTTCTGGGAAGGAAATCTCATCACGAATTTCGTAAAACCGATCCGCAAAGGACTTAAGAATTATTCCGGAATTCTTTCCGGCAAAAAAATCAAAGAATTATTAAAACCTCATTTGGGTCATAAAAAAATCGAAGACCTTCCCGTTCCGATGGGCGTTTCCGTTTCGAACATCACGAAACAAATCCGCGAATTAAAAACAAAAGGCGATTTGATCGATCAGATTCTCGCTTCTATGACCTTTCCCTTCCTTTTTGAAATTCAAAAATTGGGAGAAGAAGAATTTATAGACGGAGGTGTCGCCGATCAGGAACCGATCAAGGAATTGATTCTCGACAAATCGATCAAGAAGATCGTGGTTCACAGCGTTCGTACGAAAAAAGGTCACTCGGAAAAGGCGATGATCCGCGCGTTCCATTCTTCCGTTCAGATCATCGAAAACGAAACGAGAGAACTGAAGGAACTACTCGCGGAACATTACAAAAAACAAATATTACGAATCGAAACCGTAACTCCTTACATCGACGCCGATCAACTCAAACACGGAAAGGAAGCGATGGAAGAAGGAAGAAAAAGCGCGCACCACTGGAAGAAAAAAATTCTCGCGTCCGCATAA
- the cutA gene encoding divalent-cation tolerance protein CutA, translated as MEARLVYVTTKNEKEALKIGKAVVEERLAACANILPKMKSIYLWEKKVVTDNEVVLILKTKSELMTELTLRIKSLHSYSVPCVVSLPLLEGNREYFSWMFGELLTE; from the coding sequence ATGGAAGCGAGACTCGTTTACGTAACGACCAAAAATGAAAAGGAAGCCTTAAAGATCGGCAAGGCGGTCGTGGAAGAAAGGCTTGCGGCGTGCGCGAATATTCTTCCCAAAATGAAATCGATCTATCTTTGGGAAAAGAAAGTCGTCACCGACAACGAAGTGGTTCTTATCTTGAAAACAAAAAGCGAACTGATGACGGAACTCACCCTGAGAATCAAATCCTTACACAGTTATTCCGTTCCTTGTGTGGTCAGTCTTCCCCTACTCGAAGGCAATCGCGAATATTTTTCGTGGATGTTCGGAGAACTTCTTACGGAATAA
- a CDS encoding OmpA family protein: MRTSSKVYSQSKKVRKDFLGILSCVFILSFIHFNSLFSEEPEKILFRWKLNPGENVELNEYHRVQLVSQGRKIKREDKNRILLQTLSCESKACLLEGFFDTYTRYPEVDPAFRKDKTFKSRFQITEIGQYKVPQEYSMPNLRSLPSFSEAPVSIGEEWTQPATENFQFPGGRVVITVLAKYKYHGLDNWEFQKLSGRADRIEYNYSLYYDSQMSREGVPLKIYGFARGMVFFDRELGLPQYKRVQLAYTFVYANGSAQEMSFDIHGVYNKNVKLTDNDKDKFAEEIRKILGGELPTGIEPSSDPKKNSKKPPRDTLSWPEEEENRAKPETEKPSGPPVEIRRTEEGIAISLNSVLFDYNSSELKEEAKLELERIASVLKKYGDREIRISGHTDNSGGEEYNRKLSRERALSVLKELRDKQGLEEKRMSYEGYGKSKPIADNSTLQGRQKNRRVDITIVME; this comes from the coding sequence ATGAGAACTTCTTCGAAAGTTTATTCCCAATCGAAAAAAGTACGTAAAGATTTTCTCGGGATCCTGTCCTGTGTTTTTATTCTTAGTTTTATACATTTTAACTCTTTGTTTTCGGAAGAACCCGAAAAAATTCTATTTCGTTGGAAATTGAATCCCGGCGAGAACGTAGAACTCAACGAATACCATCGTGTTCAATTGGTAAGTCAGGGAAGAAAGATCAAAAGAGAGGATAAGAATCGAATTCTTTTGCAAACACTTTCCTGCGAGAGCAAAGCTTGTTTGCTCGAAGGTTTTTTCGACACATACACTCGTTATCCCGAAGTCGATCCCGCGTTTAGAAAAGACAAAACGTTTAAAAGCAGATTTCAAATTACGGAGATAGGTCAATACAAGGTTCCTCAAGAATACAGTATGCCCAACCTTCGTTCTCTTCCTAGTTTTTCCGAAGCGCCCGTTTCGATCGGAGAAGAATGGACACAACCCGCAACGGAAAATTTTCAATTCCCCGGCGGAAGAGTTGTGATCACGGTTCTCGCGAAGTATAAGTATCACGGTCTTGACAATTGGGAATTTCAAAAACTTTCGGGTAGGGCCGATCGTATAGAATATAACTATTCCTTATATTACGATTCTCAAATGAGCCGAGAAGGGGTTCCGCTTAAAATTTACGGCTTCGCTCGAGGTATGGTTTTTTTCGATCGCGAACTCGGGCTTCCTCAATACAAAAGGGTTCAACTCGCTTACACGTTCGTATACGCGAACGGAAGCGCTCAGGAGATGTCCTTCGACATTCACGGAGTATATAATAAAAACGTAAAACTGACGGATAACGATAAGGATAAGTTCGCGGAAGAAATCCGTAAAATATTGGGTGGGGAACTTCCCACAGGAATCGAACCAAGTTCCGATCCGAAAAAGAATTCCAAAAAACCACCGCGTGATACTCTTTCTTGGCCGGAAGAAGAGGAGAATCGAGCCAAACCTGAAACGGAAAAGCCGTCCGGTCCTCCGGTTGAAATCCGAAGAACGGAAGAAGGAATCGCCATCTCCTTGAACTCGGTGTTATTCGATTACAACAGCTCCGAGTTAAAGGAAGAAGCGAAACTCGAGTTGGAAAGGATCGCGTCCGTTCTGAAAAAATACGGAGATCGTGAAATCAGAATCAGCGGTCACACGGACAACTCGGGCGGGGAAGAATATAACCGCAAACTTTCCAGAGAACGTGCGTTAAGCGTTCTTAAGGAACTAAGGGACAAACAAGGTCTCGAAGAAAAAAGAATGTCCTATGAAGGATACGGAAAGTCGAAACCGATCGCGGATAACTCCACGCTTCAGGGTAGACAGAAGAATCGCCGCGTCGATATAACGATCGTGATGGAGTAG
- a CDS encoding SpoIIE family protein phosphatase → MKTRKLISIRLFCLIVFLLSSPILAFPIQISKDWKIAAGKNLEIRAEDPSWKEFKSLPIPKDLLRSFSFSEDAVPTVTLLKTFDVSSQDIQGLTMDGLSIHFPLLTNVYEIYFNGEKIGEGGVILGGKIVKNGFKRHVIFPIPENKIKIGNNEIRLILSSDAGEELDAYASFDSTPPVVDLQSRNALILSERSTLMLSFLYLFVGFYHFLFYFKRPQEKYNLFFGLFSISLSTYIYLRSNSVYELNLDPLLQMKLEYMVVFNVTAFFLLFLDNFFDSKISSISRFYQFFALALTSLIPFSSRAVCVYLLQIWQFSVFVFAAYSLFIMLRALYRKNQDSVRLFAGFIILLVSAITDLVGSMQLVPYLENYGLLKYGFFTFELGIVFILANRFLRVHNEVEELNLDLDRKVKERTGQLEDTLSQIQELKIQQDGDYFLTSLLLDPLNRYKIQNETILVEGFSRQKKHFEFKQWKKEIGGDIIIADEVVLKGRRYLVFVNGDAMGKSIQGAGGALVLGVVFRSFLSRTKTSSSYHSKPPELWLKECFLELQNIFESFDGSMLISVVLGLVDLESGILFFLNAEHPWTVLYRDGVSSFIEDKLELRKIGITGLESKMKVKIFFLEKGDSIFIGSDGRDDLLLGVDPDGTRLINEDESQFLKRVEESRGDLGLLIQGLRNYGELTDDLSVLKLTYIKDPVRLETFVRNAPFKFPDETYSKYLDAENWEHALYYLENIKSKIQDGNMPPVFKKELAKVYYKTGKFEEALLLFEDLISEFPEDVETMFMASLIYKRFKRFRQAVELGERVLLREPEFLNNVAHLAESYLFIHKKDVTVKLLEKVDQLDPSNSHAKKIRIQLDSPIPDHRNG, encoded by the coding sequence ATGAAAACTCGGAAACTTATTTCCATTCGATTGTTTTGTCTGATCGTTTTTCTTTTATCCTCGCCGATTCTCGCGTTTCCGATTCAGATCTCCAAGGATTGGAAGATCGCGGCCGGAAAAAATCTCGAAATTCGGGCCGAAGATCCTTCCTGGAAAGAATTCAAATCCCTTCCGATTCCGAAGGACTTACTTCGTTCTTTTTCCTTTTCCGAAGACGCCGTACCTACGGTCACCTTGCTTAAAACCTTCGACGTTTCTTCGCAAGACATACAAGGTCTTACGATGGACGGTCTTTCGATTCATTTTCCATTATTGACCAACGTCTATGAAATTTATTTCAACGGGGAAAAGATCGGGGAAGGAGGTGTGATCCTCGGAGGGAAGATCGTAAAGAACGGTTTTAAAAGACACGTGATCTTTCCGATTCCCGAGAATAAAATCAAAATCGGTAATAACGAGATTCGATTGATTCTTTCCTCCGATGCCGGAGAAGAGTTGGACGCGTATGCAAGTTTCGATTCGACCCCGCCCGTTGTGGATCTTCAATCGCGCAACGCATTGATCCTCTCGGAAAGATCGACTTTGATGCTTTCCTTCTTATATCTTTTCGTGGGCTTTTATCACTTCCTATTTTATTTCAAACGTCCTCAGGAAAAATACAATCTGTTCTTCGGTCTTTTTTCGATCTCGCTTTCGACGTATATCTACCTCAGAAGTAATTCCGTTTACGAACTCAACTTAGATCCGCTTCTTCAGATGAAGTTGGAATACATGGTCGTCTTCAACGTGACCGCTTTTTTTCTTTTGTTTCTGGATAATTTTTTCGATTCAAAGATCAGTTCGATCTCCAGATTCTATCAATTCTTCGCGTTGGCTCTTACTTCTTTGATCCCATTTTCGAGCCGGGCCGTCTGTGTTTATCTTTTGCAGATCTGGCAGTTCTCCGTTTTCGTTTTTGCGGCATATTCGCTTTTTATCATGCTTCGGGCCTTGTATCGAAAAAATCAGGACAGCGTTCGGTTGTTCGCCGGTTTTATCATTCTTTTGGTTTCCGCGATTACCGATCTCGTCGGGTCGATGCAATTGGTTCCTTATTTAGAAAATTACGGATTACTAAAATACGGATTTTTCACATTCGAGCTGGGAATCGTTTTCATTCTTGCGAATCGATTTTTGAGGGTTCACAACGAAGTGGAAGAATTGAATCTGGATTTGGATCGAAAGGTAAAGGAAAGAACCGGTCAATTGGAAGATACTCTGAGTCAGATTCAGGAACTCAAGATCCAACAAGACGGAGATTATTTTTTGACCTCTCTTCTTTTGGATCCGTTGAATCGGTATAAGATTCAGAACGAAACGATTCTCGTGGAAGGTTTCAGCCGTCAAAAGAAACATTTCGAATTTAAACAATGGAAGAAGGAGATCGGCGGAGATATCATCATCGCCGACGAAGTCGTATTAAAGGGTAGAAGATATCTCGTGTTCGTCAACGGAGACGCGATGGGAAAATCGATCCAAGGAGCCGGAGGAGCGTTGGTTCTCGGGGTTGTGTTTCGATCTTTTTTATCCAGAACGAAAACTTCTTCCTCTTATCATTCCAAACCCCCCGAACTTTGGCTCAAGGAATGTTTTTTAGAACTTCAGAATATATTCGAATCCTTCGACGGTTCCATGTTGATTTCCGTCGTTCTCGGTTTGGTCGATTTGGAATCCGGGATTCTATTCTTTTTAAACGCGGAACATCCTTGGACCGTTCTTTATCGGGACGGAGTTTCTTCCTTTATCGAAGATAAATTAGAACTTCGTAAAATAGGAATCACGGGTTTGGAAAGTAAGATGAAGGTAAAAATATTCTTCCTTGAAAAAGGGGATTCTATCTTTATCGGATCGGATGGAAGAGACGACCTTTTACTCGGAGTCGATCCAGACGGAACCAGACTTATCAACGAAGACGAATCGCAGTTCTTAAAACGAGTGGAAGAATCCAGAGGCGATCTTGGATTGCTCATACAGGGGCTCAGAAATTACGGAGAATTGACGGACGACTTAAGCGTTCTCAAACTCACATATATAAAAGATCCGGTTCGTTTGGAAACGTTCGTGCGGAACGCACCTTTTAAATTTCCGGACGAAACGTATTCGAAATATCTGGATGCGGAGAATTGGGAACACGCTCTGTATTATCTTGAGAATATAAAAAGCAAAATCCAAGACGGAAACATGCCTCCGGTTTTCAAAAAGGAACTCGCGAAAGTATATTATAAAACCGGAAAGTTTGAAGAAGCACTTTTATTGTTCGAGGATTTGATCTCGGAGTTTCCGGAAGACGTAGAAACGATGTTTATGGCGTCTTTGATTTATAAAAGATTCAAACGTTTTCGACAAGCGGTGGAATTAGGGGAACGCGTTCTACTTCGAGAGCCCGAGTTTTTGAACAACGTCGCACATCTCGCCGAGTCCTATCTTTTTATTCATAAGAAAGACGTGACCGTAAAGTTATTGGAGAAGGTGGATCAATTAGATCCGAGCAATTCTCACGCGAAAAAAATTCGGATCCAATTGGATTCACCGATTCCCGATCATCGAAACGGTTAA
- a CDS encoding ribose-phosphate diphosphokinase has translation MKKILFYFPENFSLTKTVSGLSGIPVGKSEFGKFPDGESKLRIDEELKDSEVYLLCSLDRPDSKIIPLIFFCETAKSLGARKIHLISPYLCYMRQDKSFHLGEGVSARYFANLISRYVDSIVTIDPHLHRIKRLEEVFSIPSRVLHATTLFAEYIQKNIRNPVLIGPDEESSQWVREVAEISKSPYTVLEKNRKGDWDVEVSTPKIEAYLDHTPVLIDDIVSTGRTLIQTISHLKKLKMSDPICLCVHGIFSENSFQELSQSGVQTIVTTNTVLHSSNGIDVGELIAKNLF, from the coding sequence ATGAAAAAAATCTTATTTTACTTTCCCGAAAATTTTTCACTGACAAAAACCGTTTCCGGACTTTCCGGAATTCCCGTGGGTAAATCCGAGTTCGGAAAGTTTCCAGATGGGGAATCAAAACTCAGAATCGACGAAGAACTGAAGGATTCCGAGGTCTATCTGCTTTGTTCCTTGGATCGACCGGATTCCAAAATCATTCCATTGATCTTTTTCTGTGAAACCGCAAAGTCCTTAGGAGCCAGAAAAATCCATCTCATATCGCCTTACCTATGTTATATGAGGCAGGACAAATCCTTTCACCTAGGAGAAGGCGTCAGTGCGAGATATTTCGCGAACCTGATCTCTCGTTATGTGGATTCGATCGTTACGATCGATCCGCACCTTCACAGAATCAAACGACTCGAGGAAGTGTTTTCGATTCCTTCTCGGGTTTTACACGCAACTACTTTGTTCGCCGAATACATTCAAAAAAACATAAGGAATCCTGTATTGATCGGACCGGACGAAGAAAGCAGTCAATGGGTCAGAGAAGTCGCGGAAATTTCCAAAAGTCCCTATACGGTTCTCGAAAAAAATCGAAAAGGAGATTGGGACGTGGAAGTCAGCACTCCCAAGATAGAAGCGTATCTGGATCACACTCCGGTTCTGATAGACGACATCGTTTCCACTGGAAGAACCTTGATACAAACGATTTCACATCTTAAAAAGTTGAAAATGTCCGATCCCATTTGCCTTTGTGTGCACGGAATTTTTTCGGAAAATTCTTTCCAAGAATTATCACAAAGCGGGGTTCAGACGATCGTGACTACCAACACGGTCTTACATTCGAGCAACGGAATCGACGTAGGAGAGCTGATCGCTAAGAATCTTTTTTAA